The DNA segment TCCCAAAAGATGCAAACTATGTTGATACCAATACAGGAGAACATAAATACATTCCTTTTAAAAATTATTCAAAAATATATTTAATTAAAAAAGGTAATGAATGGTTGTACTCTAACGAAACCGTAAAAGCAATTCCAAAAATATACAAAGAAATATATCCTTTAGGCAAAGATTTTATTTCATCACTCTTTCCTCAAAAAGCAAACAATAAGGTAATGGGAATGTTTGCATGGCAATTATACGGTTTATTAATAATTTTAATAATTATATTTATGCTGTATAAAATATTTAATTGGATTTTCAATTTTATTCTTTATCGAATGATAAAGAAATTTTTCAGTCCCGAAATTGCTCATAATGTTATTTTACCTGTTTCTCGCCCCTTAAGTTTGCTTATTATTTCACTTATTTTACTTGCACTGTTTCCCATACTACAATTTACCGCTGAAATTATTGCAAAAGTAAATATCATTATTCGAATTGCAATTTCAGTTTTTGGAATGCTGATATTTTATAAATTTGTAGATGTTTTGGGTGAATACATGAAAAAAGCTGCAGATAAAACTAAAAGCAAACTTGATGATCAACTTGTACCATTAGTTACAAAAGCTTTAAAAGTATTTGTGGTAATTTTAGGAATTATTTTTATTCTTCAAAACTTCGGATTAAAAATAACAGGACTACTTGCAGGCTTATCAATTGGCGGATTAGCCCTTGCTCTTGCTGCACAAGACACCCTAAAGAATTTCTTTGGTTCAGTTATGATATTCCTTGACAAGCCGTTTCATATCGGAGATTGGATTGTTGCCGGTGATGTTGATGGAACTGTAGAAGAAGTTGGTTTCAGATCAACAAGAATCAGAACTTTTCAAAATTCATTAATTACAATACCAAACGCTAAACTCACAAATGATAAAGTTGATAATATGGGTTTAAGAGTTTACAGAAGACTAAGCACACATATTGCAATTACTTATGATACTCCACCTGATAAAATTGAAAGTTTTATTGATGGCATAAGGGGAATAATTAAAGTTCATCCTCACACTCGAAAAGACTTTTACATTGTAGAGTTACACGAAATGGCTGATTATTCTCTAAATATCCTGCTTTATATGTTCTTTAAAGCTGAAACATGGAATTTAGAATTAAAATATAGAAATGAGATATTATTATCAATAATAAAATTAGCGGAACAACTAGAGGTTAGATTTGCATTTCCAACACAAACACAATTTATTGAAGAATTTCCCGGCAAACCATCTCTATCACCAAAACATAGCAAAACCAAAAACGAACAACGTCAGATTGTTGCATCATTTATTAATAAGATGAAGCAAACTCAAACTATAGCAAGCAGGTCTGAGCATCAAAGGAAACAATACAAGCAGGCACAAAAACCTCAACAACAGCATCAGAAACACGATGCATCAACACATCAAAAACAAATACAAAAACAAAAGCAACAAGAACAACCACAAAAACAAAAACAGCAAGAACAACCACAAAAACAAAAGCAGGAACCGAAACA comes from the Bacteroidota bacterium genome and includes:
- a CDS encoding mechanosensitive ion channel: MKLKKTTIFILLIFVTITLIKAQEKKDPYLNTQTPHNTIYTHIKSLQKADYNINRAVKTFDIKSNDEKYNQKIANKLQQIYKGKGLVINYDKLPKDANYVDTNTGEHKYIPFKNYSKIYLIKKGNEWLYSNETVKAIPKIYKEIYPLGKDFISSLFPQKANNKVMGMFAWQLYGLLIILIIIFMLYKIFNWIFNFILYRMIKKFFSPEIAHNVILPVSRPLSLLIISLILLALFPILQFTAEIIAKVNIIIRIAISVFGMLIFYKFVDVLGEYMKKAADKTKSKLDDQLVPLVTKALKVFVVILGIIFILQNFGLKITGLLAGLSIGGLALALAAQDTLKNFFGSVMIFLDKPFHIGDWIVAGDVDGTVEEVGFRSTRIRTFQNSLITIPNAKLTNDKVDNMGLRVYRRLSTHIAITYDTPPDKIESFIDGIRGIIKVHPHTRKDFYIVELHEMADYSLNILLYMFFKAETWNLELKYRNEILLSIIKLAEQLEVRFAFPTQTQFIEEFPGKPSLSPKHSKTKNEQRQIVASFINKMKQTQTIASRSEHQRKQYKQAQKPQQQHQKHDASTHQKQIQKQKQQEQPQKQKQQEQPQKQKQEPKQKKQLLKKKHERPSKPIIEKEDNLTSRAVKKGKEITKNEIIDIAKGLKIEENALKAIIEVETKAKGFYSDGKPTIVFEGQRFWKELLKKNIDPEQYKEKYPEIVYSRWTKKYFKKDQQEYERLEKAKTIDKEAAYLATSWGRFKVTGSRYKQCGFNSLQEFVYKQYQTEKEQLETIASLIKTLNIVNSIREHDWKAFARKFNGPNYARGNFHIKLEKAYKDLQQ